In Vigna radiata var. radiata cultivar VC1973A chromosome 3, Vradiata_ver6, whole genome shotgun sequence, the following proteins share a genomic window:
- the LOC106757888 gene encoding acyl-protein thioesterase 1, translated as MSFAAPSLGSVGGRSAGRAFEFGRTYVVRPKGKHQATIVWLHGLGDNGSSWSQLLETLPITNIKWICPTAPTRPISIFGGFPSTAWFDVGEISEDAPDDLEGLDASAAHVANLLSTEPAEIKLGVGGFSMGAATALYSASCFTAGKYGNGTAYPANLSAAVGLSGWLPCSKTLSNRLQGIDEARRRAQSFPVLLCHGKGDDVVPYKFGEKSSECLNSTGFGDVTFKAYNGLGHYTIPEEMDEVCAWLTSKLGLEGKTA; from the exons ATGAGCTTTGCTGCGCCATCACTTGGTTCTGTTG GTGGTAGATCTGCTGGAAGAGCATTTGAGTTTGGAAGAACCTATGTTGTCAGGCCTAAAGGGAAACACCAAGCAACTATAGTTTGGTTGCATGGCCTCGGGGATAATGGCTCCAG TTGGTCCCAGCTTCTAGAGACCCTTCCTATTACAAAT ATTAAATGGATATGTCCAACTGCTCCTACTCGGCCAATATCTATTTTTGGTGGCTTTCCATCTACTGCAt GGTTTGATGTTGGAGAGATTTCAGAAGATGCTCCCGATGATCTTGAAGGATTGGATGCTTCAGCTGCGCATGTTGCAAATTTGTTGTCTACGGAGCCTGCAGAAA TTAAGCTTGGTGTGGGAGGGTTCAGCATGGGAGCTGCTACTGCCCTGTACTCCGCGTCCTGCTTTACTGCTGGGAAATATGGAAATGGGACTGCTTATCCTGCCAACCTAAGTGCAGCTGTTGGTTTAAGTGGCTGGCTTCCATGCTCAAA GACCTTGAGCAACAGGTTACAAGGGATAGATGAAGCTAGAAGGCGTGCTCAATCCTTTCCTGTTTTACTGTGTCATGGAAAAG GTGATGATGTTGTTCCCTATAAGTTTGGTGAGAAGTCATCGGAGTGCTTAAATTCAACTGGATTTGGGGATGTAACTTTTAAAGCTTATAATGG GCTCGGACACTACACAATTCCTGAAGAGATGGATGAGGTTTGTGCTTGGCTAACATCAAAATTGGGCCTTGAAGGGAAAACAGCGTAG
- the LOC106757544 gene encoding probable receptor-like protein kinase At5g20050, translated as MLCFLSEVLMDERRLNIISAISVIALVILIIVARVTLKLSKGFFLIFGAGVAVIVAVFAYVLISIRFNRRRRLLESQLKSEGRELRMEYSFLKKIAGVPIKFRYKELEEATDGFQALIGRGASASVFKGILNDGTSVAVKRIDGEERGEKEFRSEVAAIASVHHVNLVRLLGYCNAPTAPRYLVYEYVSNGSLDCWIFPKRLSQRRLGGCLPWNLRYKVAIDVAKGLAYLHHDCRSKILHLDVKPENILLDENYRAVVSDFGLAKLVGKDESQKVVSAIRGTRGYLAPEWLLEQGISDKTDIYSYGMVLLEIIGGRKNVCFVDDVKSKSKRKCRYFPKIVNEKVREGKVMEIVDPRLLEGGGVDEKQVKTLVYVALWCVQEKPRSRPSMAQVVDMLEGRVRVELPPDTRMVLVDFLCVDDSATDSSSLQRLDFMSNPRIQSDVECSSTYSHATTVLSGR; from the coding sequence ATGTTATGCTTCCTTAGTGAAGTTTTGATGGACGAAAGGAGACTGAATATAATCTCTGCTATATCAGTGATTGCACTGGTTATTCTCATAATTGTTGCTCGTGTCACGTTGAAGCTCTCAAAGGGCTTCTTCCTTATATTTGGTGCCGGTGTTGCTGTTATTGTTGCAGTCTTTGCTTATGTTCTCATCAGCATAAGGTTCAACCGCAGGAGGAGACTATTGGAGTCACAGTTGAAATCTGAAGGCCGAGAACTTCGCATGGAGTACagtttcttgaagaaaattgccGGCGTTCCCATTAAGTTCAGATACAAGGAGCTTGAGGAAGCCACAGATGGGTTTCAGGCACTGATTGGAAGAGGTGCTTCTGCTTCAGTTTTCAAAGGTATTCTCAATGATGGCACTTCGGTTGCCGTGAAACGAATCGATGGAGAGGAAAGAGGGGAGAAGGAGTTCAGATCAGAGGTTGCAGCAATAGCTAGTGTGCACCATGTGAACCTGGTGAGGTTGTTGGGCTACTGTAATGCTCCGACAGCACCTAGGTACCTTGTTTATGAATATGTCTCAAATGGGTCTTTGGACTGTTGGATTTTTCCCAAAAGGTTATCTCAGAGGCGCCTTGGTGGGTGCTTGCCGTGGAATTTAAGGTACAAAGTTGCCATTGATGTTGCGAAGGGACTTGCTTATCTTCACCATGATTGCAGGTCAAAGATCTTGCACCTTGACGTAAAGCCAGAAAATATACTGTTGGACGAGAATTATAGAGCAGTTGTTTCAGATTTTGGTTTGGCAAAGCTTGTTGGCAAGGATGAAAGCCAAAAGGTTGTGTCTGCCATTAGAGGAACAAGAGGGTACTTGGCACCTGAGTGGCTCTTAGAGCAAGGTATTTCGGATAAGACAGACATATATAGTTATGGGATGGTTCTTTTAGAGATTATTGGAGGCAGAAAAAACGTTTGCTTCGTGGATGATGTAAAGTCGAAGTCCAAAAGAAAATGCCGGTACTTTCCTAAGAttgtgaatgagaaagtgagggaAGGTAAAGTCATGGAAATTGTTGATCCTAGGTTGTTGGAAGGTGGAGGTGTTGATGAGAAGCAGGTAAAGACACTGGTTTATGTTGCTTTGTGGTGTGTGCAAGAGAAGCCAAGATCAAGGCCTAGCATGGCCCAAGTTGTTGATATGCTTGAAGGGCGTGTGAGGGTAGAACTTCCACCTGATACCAGAATGGTTCTTGTTGATTTTCTGTGTGTGGATGACAGTGCAACAGATAGCAGTAGCTTGCAAAGGTTGGACTTCATGTCGAATCCAAGAATACAAAGCGATGTGGAGTGTTCATCTACCTACTCCCATGCTACCACTGTTTTGTCTGGAAGATAG